Proteins from a genomic interval of Trichoderma breve strain T069 chromosome 2, whole genome shotgun sequence:
- a CDS encoding eukaryotic aspartyl protease domain-containing protein, with product MSFKTVLSLLAAIQAVQADFSHPLHFKKVDAVAAKSIATAKGRLVQGTADLWADQGFWFSNFTIGGSSNLEILIDTGSADAILNPGIYKPGSSSVNTKKTFRISYATTNPDGSGTLSASGQVYRDVITQHGANLTVSQQYLGAITSPKSPPTFPHDGLIGYAGIDSSALGQTPFFQSLCDQGTLSSCRFGLALNADETGTLYYGSVATDTFSGSLTSVSASDEWIVTGDVTVNGATVQRSASIITDSGTTVIFGPTSQVKTLFQKAGIQAVTNSNGITGYYACDAPPTIGLAFGGNNFNILPEALAFSQNGNNCTASIHGTSEFGSQWLVGQAFFQGKYIDHNVDDGTMGFANLQ from the exons ATGTCATTCAAAACGGTGCTGTCGCTGTTGGCGGCTATTCAAGCTGTCCAGGCCGACTTCTCGCATCCTCTGCACTTCAAGAAGGTCGATGCCGTGGCTGCGAAAAGCATTGCCACAGCAAAGGGACGGCTGGTGCAAGGAACAGCGGATCTCTGGGCTGACCAG GGCTTCTGGTTCTCCAATTTCACCATCGGTGGCAGCTCCAACCTGGAGATCCTAATTGATACCGGCTCCGCTGACGCCATCTTGAACCCGGGCATTTACAAGCCTGGCTCCAGCTCGGtcaacaccaagaagacCTTCCGAATTTCATACGCCACGACGAATCCTGATGGATCTGGAACTTTGTCT GCGTCGGGCCAAGTTTACCGAGATGTCATCACTCAACACGGCGCCAACCTGACCGTCTCCCAGCAGTACCTTGGAGCCATCACTAGCCCCAAGTCACCGCCGACTTTCCCTCACGACGGCCTCATCGGCTACGCAGGCATCGATAGCAGTGCTCTCGGCCAGACGCCATTCTTCCAGAGTCTCTGCGACCAAGGAACGCTGTCATCCTGCCGCTTCGGGCTGGCGCTCAACGCGGACGAGACCGGCACGCTCTACTATGGTTCTGTTGCGACGGACACCTTCAGCGGCAGCCTGACTTCAGTCTCAGCCAGCGACGAGTGGATCGTCACTGGCGATGTCACGGTGAACGGCGCGACGGTTCAGCGCagcgcctccatcatcacagaCTCCGGCACGACTGTCATTTTCGGGCCTACTTCACAGGTCAAGACGCTGTTCCAGAAGGCGGGCATCCAAGCTGTGACAAacagcaatggcatcacTGGCTACTACGCCTGTGATGCGCCGCCCACCATTGGATTGGCATTCGGCGgcaacaacttcaacatcTTGCCCGAGGCCCTGGCATTCAGCCAAAATGGCAACAACTGCACAGCTAGTATCCACGGGACGAGTGAGTTTGGTAGCCAGTGGTTGGTTGGACAGGCGTTCTTCCAGGGCAAATACATTGACCACAACGTCGACGATGGAACAATGGGCTTTGCCAACTTGCAGTAG
- a CDS encoding serine carboxypeptidase s28 domain-containing protein has protein sequence MRLFTVECWLPALLGLQAIVVNGQSSSSPNCTIKTQFFTQLVDHNSTTNGTFQQQYQIIKPHFKPGGPIFYYQQAETATFACLVYRRTKWAQEVSGMVISLEHRFFGLSDASNATDPIEKYKSLTLENVMLDAVTFVNHIKHTIPGAKDSKVIVSGGSYGGFLTTVLKMNYPEVFFGAVPYAPPLRSIGANYQNPRRYDWFNWVNQVYWDLSAAAATKMRDAFALLAKRFQNLGEVEDIAKDLNLCNVPKTAADLQLVMGVITTNAELIPLLSYSSPDANPFGATPEKMVNISLSAKNPIDIVNATLTLRNPPNLVPCISWDSDESSEASLQKAPFNYLVCNYFPLSSNEILEGNIYPPTSVQTESDPMTCETLYKLIPPTQEEVEAKWHISRADLIQAPRIIFAYAENDPTTGVGIHPFPPSPDRNASRWMITSQAAHGEESIASFSGDKPSVVHARRVQLETIKEWLGLY, from the exons ATGCGTTTGTTCACAGTAGAGTGCTGGCTTCCAGCATTGCTTGGACTCCAAGCTATTGTGGTTAATGGCCaaagctcttcttcacccaACTGTACAATCAAAACGCAATTCTTCACGCAGCTAGTTGACCATAATTCGACTACAAATGGGACTTTTCAACAACAGTATCAGATCATCAAACCTCACTTCAAGCCTGGGGGTCCAATCTTTTACTATCAGCAAGCCGAGACTGCAACATTTGCCTGTTTGGTATATAGAAGAACAA AATGGGCTCAAGAAGTCAGCGGCATGGTCATCAGTCTCGAGCACCGTTTCTTTGGCCTCAGCGATGCGTCAAACGCCACAGATCCCATCGAAAAGTACAAGTCTCTAACTCTTGAGAATGTCATGCTGGATGCCGTGACCTTTGTCAATCATATAAAGCATACTATCCCTGGAGCTAAAGATAGCAAGGTTATTGTTTCTGGAGGCTCATATGGTGGCTTCTTGACTACCGTACTCAAGATGAATTATCCTGAAGTGTTCTTTGGAGCTGTTCCGTACGCTCCGCCCCTCCGATCAATTGGAGCAAACTACCAGAACCCGAGGCGATACGACTGGTTCAATTGG GTCAACCAAGTCTACTGGGATTTGTCTGCAGCGGCGGCTACCAAGATGAGGGATGCTTTCGCTTTGCTGGCAAAACGTTTCCAAAACT TGGGCGAGGTAGAAGACATTGCGAAAGATCTCAATCTCTGCAACGTCCCAAAGACAGCAGCAGACCTTCAGTTGGTAATGGGAGTCATTACTACCAACGCCGAACTGATTCCCTTGCTCAGTTACAGCAGCCCAGATGCAAACCCTTTCGGCGCTACTCCCGAAAAAATGGTCAACATATCTCTTAGTGCAAAGAACCCGATCGACATTGTTAACGCAACTCTGACTTTGAGAAACCCGCCTAATCTAGTTCCTTGCATCTCCTGGGATTCAGATGAATCTTCGGAAGCATCTCTTCAGAAAGCTCCTTTTAACTACCTTGTATGCAATTACTTCCCATTGAGCAGCAATGAGATTCTCGAGGGAAATATCTACCCCCCAACATCTGTTCAAACGGAATCGGATCCTATGACTTGCGAGACGCTATACAAGCTTATTCCCCCAACTCAAGAGGAAGTTGAGGCAAAGTGGCACATCTCACGAGCAGACCTAATCCAAGCGCCTCGTATCATATTTGCATATGCAGAGAACGATCCTACAACTGGTGTTGGTATTCATCCATTTCCTCCTTCGCCGGACCGCAACGCTTCCAGATGGATGATCACTAGCCAGGCTGCGCATGGCGAGGAGTCTATTGCGTCTTTTTCAGGCGATAAACCAAGCGTTGTCCAC GCGAGACGAGTACAGTTGGAGACGATCAAGGAGTGGCTTGGACTTTACTGA
- a CDS encoding amidase domain-containing protein, with protein sequence MASKPFNLLTSTAHDIQQLFDCSELNAESLVKQVLDQINKHNRDGLNLGALISVAPRQQLLERAQFLDQERAAGKARSLLHGIPFIVKDSIATDPQLGMGTAGSWALVGSRPSGNAPTVQKLLDAGGILIGKASLTEFNNFKGQGLIDGWSPVNGYTRSAYVRGPLKLDEGAMGHSVRSAVGVSAGFGIVSLGVETDGSIVSPASRAALYAMKPTIGTVSMDGVIPVSKSLDSVGAMARSPADLAMVIEMLQATGLNHDERLSQLMTQKWDGLRIGFVDEKIWKLPENLCKHNDEALIQMREDYHTVMKVLSDAGVHVEYPVQLPPGAYEFQQVINHYLETLNSSEVRTLKELVDWNRQHADRELPREYPSQSSLEDSLQCKISAAENAETLAFLRKLAGPDGIDRILKLFKLDAVASLADSPLSSVASAAGYPIATMPLGILDMNGRPFGISMTASKHQEKKLFQIMSAWETLGARKPPPTLMEEINQAQP encoded by the exons ATGGCGTCAAAACCATTCAACCTCCTCACCTCGACCGCTCACGACATTCAACAACTGTTCGACTGTTCTGAACTCAATGCGGAGTCGCTGGTAAAGCAAGTCTTGGATCAGATCAACAAACACAATAGAGATGGACTTAATCTGGGTGCCTTGATCTCTGTTGCTCCAAGACAGCAGCTTCTAGAGCGAGCGCAGTTTCTTGACCAAGAACGTGCCGCCGGAAAGGCTCGAAGCCTGCTCCATGGTATTCCGTTCATCGTGAAG GATTCAATCGCGACCGATCCTCAATTAGGTATGGGCACGGCTGGGAGCTGGGCTCTTGTTGGCTCTCGGCCGTCTGGGAATGCCCCTACAGTACAGAAG cttcttgatgctgggGGCATCCTCATTGGCAAGGCTAGCTTGACA GAATTCAACAACttcaaaggccaaggcctCATTGATGGATGGTCTCCCGTCAACGGCTATACCCGCTCAGCGTATGTCAGAGGACCTCTCAAGTTGGATGAGGGCGCAATGGGCCACTCAGTAA GATCTGCCGTCGGTGTCTCTGCTGGGTTCGGCATCGTGTCTCTCGGTGTGGAAACTGACGGATCTATTGTATCCCCAGCTTCCCGTGCCGCGCTCTATGCTATGAAGCCGACCATTGGGACCGTCTCCATGGATGGAGTAATTCCAGTGTCGAAGAGCTTAGACTCTGTCGGTGCTATGGCTAGGTCCCCAGCTGACCTCGCCATGGTCATCGAGATGTTGCAAGCGACAGGACTGAATCATGATGAAAGACTGTCGCAGCTCATGACACAAAAATGGGACGGGCTAAGAATTGGATttgtggatgagaagatttGGAAGCTACCAGAAAATCTTTGCAAACATAACGATGAGGCGCTCATCCAGATG AGGGAAGATTACCACACCGTAATGAAAGTTCTATCTGATGCCGGTGTCCACGTCGAGTATCCGGTCCAGCTTCCTCCCGGTG CCTACGAGTTTCAGCAAGTCATCAATCACTATCTTGAAACTCTAAATTCATCTGAAGTCAGAACCCTAAAAGAACTTGTCGACTGGAATCGCCAGCACGCCGACAGAGAACTCCCCAGAG AATATCCATCACAATCAAGCCTCGAAGACTCGTTACAGTGCAAGATCTCTGCCGCCGAAAATGCCGAAACTCTGGCCTTCCTTCGCAAGCTTGCCGGACCCGATGGAATCGATCGAATACTCAAACTGTTTAAGCTGGACGCCGTCGCGTCATTAGCCGACAGTCCACTATCGAGTGttgcttctgcagctg GCTATCCCATCGCCACAATGCCTCTGGGTATTTTGGACATGAATGGGCGACCATTCGGTATCAGTATGACTGCTAGCAAGcatcaagagaaaaaattgtTCCAGATCATGAGTGCTTGGGAGACTCTGGGAGCTCGGAAGCCACCGCCTACTTTGATGGAGGAAATAAATCAGGCCCAGCCGTAA
- a CDS encoding fungal zn(2)-Cys(6) binuclear cluster domain-containing protein: MHRGSRRSIGCGACRRNKIKCDEVRPICGRCLRTDRECVYPPQFQFVDTNTRFGVPEMGQRPALWKAGAEDLKAKLSLLYGEGDDDGMIYKFQLLRYRSTTPSSSSRDSSPPVPKAPSLSREEKLASALTASFKSPPDGYRLHHLGRYMTEIPCRLGHNPALDAAVECLLQSHTQLLEANQFSHLSPQPSSEYMRALQTLQNVIADPVLGTSAETVCATMLMAYYEMITPERRPHQYIAHAGGASKLISVRGPWCVRTNFEYNLFRTQRGRIVLEALLRGEHCFLLTGGWEDICPEKRDSIKFSSVDYLFESICSIPTLVKYVVDWKAGVSDLGMGEIIEYGRKLQQELRAASPRSSIAGNVEDNLGFEERQSSTPDADFPLSIHFYSSEGAIFHTWRWMALIITDLCLVNLVADPRLRLSIVDTARRICMCYEYASLSNPLGAQFLQVPLIIAYIVSDQKGKNWIIDKINLLMGGLYVTYTAEYLDCISTMIMKSIR; the protein is encoded by the exons ATGCACCGTggctcgagaagaagcatTGGGTGCGGGGCTTGTCGGCGGAACAAGATCAAG TGCGATGAAGTCCGCCCAATCTGTGGGCGCTGTCTGCGAACAGATCGCGAGTGCGTGTATCCGCCTCAATTCCAGTTTGTCGATACGAATACTCGATTCGGGGTGCCTGAGATGGGACAACGACCCGCACTTTGGAAAGCAGGCGCAGAAGATTTAAAGGCTAAGCTGAGCCTGCTTTatggagaaggcgatgacgatggaaTGATCTATAAATTCCAATTGCTTCGTTACAGATCGACAACgccttcgtcatcatcaagagaCTCTAGCCCTCCTGTACCCAAAGCTCCCAGTTTATctcgagaagagaagcttgcTTCAGCGTTGACCGCCTCATTCAAAAGCCCTCCCGATGGGTACCGGCTACATCACCTTGGCAGATACATGACTGAGATACCGTGTCGCCTTGGTCATAATCCCGCCCTCGATGCTGCGGTAGAGTGTCTCCTACAGTCTCATACCCAATTGCTTGAGGCAAACCAGTTTTCTCACCTCAGTCCTCAACCTAGCTCCGAGTATATGAGAGCGCTCCAAACCCTACAGAATGTAATTGCAGATCCTGTCTTGGGCACTTCTGCCGAAACAGTCTGTGCCACCATGTTGATGGCCTACTATGAG ATGATTACCCCAGAAAGGCGTCCTCACCAATACATAGCGCATGCTGGGGGCGCGTCGAAGCTAATATCCGTCCGCGGTCCGTGGTGTGTACGCACAAATTTTGAGTATAATCTTTTTCGCACTCAACGAGGTCGAATT GTCCTTGAGGCGTTGCTCCGAGGAGAACATTGCTTCCTACTCACAGGTGGATGGGAAGACATCTGCCCTGAGAAGCGCGACAGCATCAAGTTTTCAAGCGTTGACTACCTTTTTGAGAGTATCTGCAGTATTCCCACACTCGTAAAATACGTTGTAGATTGGAAAGCTGGAGTATCTGACTTAGGTATGGGCGAGATTATAGAGTATGGGAGAAAGCTGCAACAGGAACTGCGAGCCGCTTCGCCTCGGAGCTCAATAGCTGGAAACGTCGAGGATAATCTTGGATTTGAAGAGCGTCAATCTTCAACGCCAGATGCCGATTTCCCACTCAGTATACATTTCTACTCGTCCGAGGGCGCTATATTTCACACGTGGCGGTGGATGGCCTTGATAATTACAGACCTTTGTCTAGTCAATCTTGTGGCTGATCCAAGATTGCGACTGAGCATTGTTGACACTGCGCGGCGAATTTGCATGTGCTATGAATATGCAAGCTTATCAAATCCACTTGGAGCTCAGTTCTTGCAGGTGCCATTAATCATCGCATACATTGTGAGCGACCAGAAAGGCAAGAATTGGATTATCGACAAGATTAATTTATTGATGGGAGGTCTTTATGTAACATATACTGCGGAGTACTTGGACTGTATATCGACGATGATAATGAAGAGCATaagatga
- a CDS encoding alpha/beta hydrolase family domain-containing protein, whose amino-acid sequence MAQSTLPSNGALVNIGTHSLALYIHGPKPSSSKDPVVLFVSGVASDALNWQAVVRLLPHSLRSYTYDRSGYRNSESSPLIPSAENVALELSCLIEKAPIPNPLIIVGHSWAGVIIHEFIALKGTDQIAGLVLVDANHETAPMVMDVDDPILWNVIAAGVEPYDAWGVEAEHKLTQEEWDAFKATESTDKYKLIAHKEDVEQYLPSFETLRKKNLSKEQPLVGDKPVYIIGGTRSRDWNGLYKAGIAKGNGTEQQRNYVRELIRTVDEKNERLMKEFLTLSTKSELVFATESGHFVQMTQPEIVVDGVKWVIHNLSTSS is encoded by the coding sequence ATGGCCCAATCAACTCTTCCTTCAAACGGCGCTCTCGTCAACATTGGCACTCACTCTCTAGCCCTCTACATTCATGGCCCAAAACCTAGCAGCTCCAAAGATCCCGTTGTACTTTTTGTCTCCGGTGTAGCAAGCGATGCTCTCAATTGGCAAGCCGTGGTGCGATTGCTTCCTCACTCGCTGCGAAGCTACACGTACGACCGTTCTGGCTATCGCAACTCGGAGTCCTCGCCACTCATTCCTTCAGCCGAGAACGTTGCTCTAGAGCTCTCTTGTTTGATCGAAAAGGCTCCCATTCCAAATCCTCTGATCATCGTGGGGCACTCCTGGGCCGGTGTGATCATACACGAGTTCATCGCACTGAAGGGAACTGACCAGATCGCTGGTCTAGTGCTTGTTGACGCCAATCATGAGACAGCGCCAATGGTTATGGATGTGGATGATCCAATCCTCTGGAATGTTATAGCAGCGGGTGTTGAACCGTACGATGCTTGGGGTGTTGAAGCAGAGCACAAGTTGACGCAGGAAGAATGGGATGCATTCAAAGCTACAGAATCGACCGATAAATACAAGCTGATTGCGCACAAAGAGGATGTAGAGCAGTATTTACCGAGTTTTGAGACTCTGCGCAAGAAGAATCTGAGCAAAGAACAGCCATTAGTTGGGGATAAGCCGGTCTATATAATTGGCGGCACGCGAAGCAGAGACTGGAATGGATTATACAAGGCGGGAATTGCGAAAGGAAATGGAACTGAGCAGCAGAGAAATTACGTTAGAGAGTTGATCAGGACggttgatgagaagaatgagCGTCTCATGAAGGAATTTCTGACACTCTCTACTAAAAGCGAGCTCGTCTTTGCCACTGAGAGTGGACACTTTGTCCAGATGACCCAACCGGAAATCGTTGTTGATGGAGTGAAATGGGTCATACACAACttatcaacatcttcttaG
- a CDS encoding bacterial low temperature requirement A protein (LtrA) domain-containing protein, whose protein sequence is MARSEDAEVAAYTSSTLQLIKSPLAERKNVEEATLNNSTKPPFIADADVDDGLEFAKHESSSTLELFYDLWFVANLNVFSTVHEINDVSSLGSFVGYILLLWTTWLLTTLYDVRYVTDSVWERLCRAVHLAVMVGFAELGPTFDFFKEAKSVFRAMCLFLMVSRLMLALQYFTVLLQVRKHRETRVPLMVATGIHSLFAVIYLAVSFLSVHEASSVVAVSWYIGAVAEVTIHLGLSSLKALSLTDTHLSERMNLLTLIILGEGAIIIARNIQTVVKNTFLKNSGDIWSAALIGVVTCAVALIYFIYQMYFDWMHSGKLSHKRQMFWVSWHLPFHIALVLLLEGANQFIAWSQALQSIKAAAQSIVNINYELPSSPTTKEVVRILNETITELLESYPPEDEVAALDDVERTYKSLLTLPDSFWDVNGQLADNDPDMVCWLNGTRDLAQTVFDGIFASFSLAAPAEETESTDVQSATEAAYLATANKFETVFIYAFITAGLVLILMTALHVVWKQRGWSIFNILRALITVGMGLGLALTSLLTLNQGALSNFLPTPWPLPTITICYFVVLVLSHIPEPKQLFPKRKAILYSTLGK, encoded by the exons ATGGCTCGCAGCGAGGATGCTGAAGTCGCTGCTTATACTAGTTCCACCCTTCAACTGATAAAAAGCCCACTAGCCGAAAGAAAGAACGTCGAAGAGGCAACGCTTAACAATTCTACAAAGCCTCCATTCATTGCTGATGCCGATGTAGACGATGGCCTGGAGTTTGCCAAG CATGAATCTTCTTCTACTCTTGAG CTATTCTATGATCTTTGGTTTGTCGCGAACTTAAACGTTTTTTCAACA GTTCATGAAATCAACGATGTTTCAAGTCTTGGGTCATTCGTGGGATACATACT ACTTCTTTGGACGACTTGGCTTTTAACAACCCTATATGATGTCCGCTATGTCACAGACAGTGTCTGGGAGCGACTGTGTCGTGCCGTGCACTTAGCTGTCATGGTTGGCTTTGCTGAACTCGGTCCGACATTCGACTTTTTCAAGGAAGCAAAATCTGTCTTCCGGGCCATGT GCCTGTTTCTCATGGTGTCTAGATTGATGCTCGCGCTTCAATATTTTACAGTATTGCTTCAAGTTCGCAAGCATAGAGAGACCAGAGTACCACTCATGGTTGCAACGGGTATCCATTCGCTATTTGCTGT AATATATTTAGCAGTATCCTTTTTGTCCGTTCATGAAGCAAGCTCAGTCGTTGCCGTCAGCTGGTATATTGGGGCAGTAGCTGAGGTCACCATCCACCTTGGGCTCTCCAGTCTCAAGGCTCTCAGCTTGACTGATACTCATCTAAGCGAGCGCATGAATCTACTGACTTTAATAATCCTTGGTGAAG GAGCAATCATCATAGCGAGGAATATCCAGACTGTCGTGAAAAATACCTTCCTGAAGAACAGCGGCGATATATGGT CTGCTGCTCTCATCGGGGTGGTCACATGCGCGGTTGCCCTGATCTACTTCATCTACCAGATGTACTTTGATTGGATGCATTCTGGCAAATTAAGTCATAAGCGACAAATGTTTTGGGTTTCCTGGCATCTTCCATTCCATATCGCTCTAGTACTTCTTCTAGAAGGCGCAAATCAGTTCATTGCTTGGTCTCAAGCGCTTCAGTCGATCAAGGCAGCCGCACAGAGCATCGTCAATATTAATTACGAGCTACCTAGTAGCCCAACTACAAAAGAAGTGGTTCGAATATTGAATGAAACCATCACAGAGCTCCTCGAGTCATACCCTCCCGAAGATGAAGTCGCCGCTCTGGACGATGTCGAAAGAACTTATAAGAGCCTACTTACTCTTCCTGACTCCTTTTGGGATGTAAATGGCCAACTAGCCGACAATGACCCAGACATGGTTTGTTGGCTGAATGGCACAAGGGATCTTGCGCAAACTGTCTTCGATGGAATATTTGCTTCGTTTAGTCTCGCGGCGCCTGCAGAGGAGACCGAATCTACTGATGTACAGTCTGCCACGGAAGCCGCATATTTGGCCACTGCGAATAAGTTTGAAACTGTC TTTATCTATGCCTTTATTACAGCTGGCCTAGTATTGATCCTGATGACCGCTCTACATGTTGTATGGAAACAACGTGGCTGGTCGATTTTCAACATACTTCGAGCACTGATCACCGTTGGGATGGGTCTCGGGCTTGCATTGACGAGTTTGCTCACGTTGAACCAGGGTGCTCTCTCCAACTTTTTACCAACGCCATGGCCACTACCGACCATTACGATCTGTTATTTCGTTGTTCTGGTTCTTAGCCACATTCCTGAGCCTAAACAACTTTtcccaaagagaaaagcaataTTATATAGCACCCTGGGGAAATAA